Proteins from one Mytilus galloprovincialis chromosome 11, xbMytGall1.hap1.1, whole genome shotgun sequence genomic window:
- the LOC143051396 gene encoding uncharacterized protein LOC143051396 isoform X1 codes for MAVQVTRLSSSVRSIIVNLHKEKLSSVQIQRELEKRHQTKTTRQSIRLFLIRYKKNGLIGQNSKRIISKKRVLDIHRQAINIWLTENSELTSKALCEKLEDIFQLQVTTFYMCKLRKQLGWTTIRVQYCQLISHINKLKRKHWCLRALHMSDSFSDVIFVDETTVELSSTGRIHYFKRESEMQYISSKRPKPKHSYKVHVWGGISYRGATDICIFSGIMDSLGYQHILDQNFLPFTATRFSNGYRLYQVCTWFFFVL; via the exons ATGGCTGTCCAGGTTACTCGTCTATCGTCAAGTGTTCGCAGTATTATTGTCAATCTGCATAAAGAAAAACTGTCGTCTGTTCAAATTCAGCGAGAATTGGAAAAAAGACACCAAACTAAAACAACTAGACAATCAATTCGTCTGTTTCTGATTCG GTACAAGAAAAATGGGCTCATAGGACAGAATTCAAAGAGAATTATTTCTAAGAAAAGAGTCCTTGACATTCATCGACAGGCAATAAATATTTGGTTAACAGAAAACTCTGAATTAACATCAAAAGCTCTATGTGAAAAACTGGAAGATATATTTCAACTACAGGTCACTACTTTTTACATGTGTAAACTAAGAAAACAGCTTGGATGGACAACAATAAGAGTACAATATTGCCAATTGATATCACATATAAACAAACTCAAAAGGAAGCATTGGTGTTTGAGAGCTCTACATATGAGTGACAGTTTTTCTGATGTCATTTTTGTTGACGAGACAACTGTTGAGTTGTCATCTACTGGCAGGATACATTATTTTAAGAGAGAATCAGAAATGCAGTATATATCATCTAAGAGACCAAAGCCAAAACATTCATACAAG GTGCATGTTTGGGGTGGAATATCATATAGAGGAGCAACTGATATCTGCATCTTCAGTGGGATTATGGACTCTTTGGGATATCAACATATCTTAGACCAGAACTTTCTCCCATTTACTGCTACCAGATTCTCTAATGGATATAGGTTATATCAGGTGTGtacctggtttttttttgtgttgtaa
- the LOC143051396 gene encoding uncharacterized protein LOC143051396 isoform X2, whose protein sequence is MACSEMRTVTVYMYKKNGLIGQNSKRIISKKRVLDIHRQAINIWLTENSELTSKALCEKLEDIFQLQVTTFYMCKLRKQLGWTTIRVQYCQLISHINKLKRKHWCLRALHMSDSFSDVIFVDETTVELSSTGRIHYFKRESEMQYISSKRPKPKHSYKVHVWGGISYRGATDICIFSGIMDSLGYQHILDQNFLPFTATRFSNGYRLYQVCTWFFFVL, encoded by the exons ATGGCATGTTCAGAAATGAGAACTGTaactgtgtacat GTACAAGAAAAATGGGCTCATAGGACAGAATTCAAAGAGAATTATTTCTAAGAAAAGAGTCCTTGACATTCATCGACAGGCAATAAATATTTGGTTAACAGAAAACTCTGAATTAACATCAAAAGCTCTATGTGAAAAACTGGAAGATATATTTCAACTACAGGTCACTACTTTTTACATGTGTAAACTAAGAAAACAGCTTGGATGGACAACAATAAGAGTACAATATTGCCAATTGATATCACATATAAACAAACTCAAAAGGAAGCATTGGTGTTTGAGAGCTCTACATATGAGTGACAGTTTTTCTGATGTCATTTTTGTTGACGAGACAACTGTTGAGTTGTCATCTACTGGCAGGATACATTATTTTAAGAGAGAATCAGAAATGCAGTATATATCATCTAAGAGACCAAAGCCAAAACATTCATACAAG GTGCATGTTTGGGGTGGAATATCATATAGAGGAGCAACTGATATCTGCATCTTCAGTGGGATTATGGACTCTTTGGGATATCAACATATCTTAGACCAGAACTTTCTCCCATTTACTGCTACCAGATTCTCTAATGGATATAGGTTATATCAGGTGTGtacctggtttttttttgtgttgtaa